Proteins encoded together in one Chelonoidis abingdonii isolate Lonesome George chromosome 1, CheloAbing_2.0, whole genome shotgun sequence window:
- the LOC116820614 gene encoding olfactory receptor 5AR1-like, giving the protein MFLLIYMLILVGNLTLVTLIRTDSQLHTPMYFFISNLALLNVSSATIITSSILITLISVRKVILFSGCALQFFLRIALSCECYLMAYDRFMAICNPLLYTVVMSKRFCMLLVLGSYLVSCVNAIVQSIFIFRLSFCNSNVINHFFCDVSPILKLSCSDTRITAIVHFTCATVVVIPTILIILISYIYIVVTILRINSAKSQRKAFSTCASHLAAITVFYRTGSFMYLRPSSKYLMDHDKIISLFYTLVIPILNPLIYSLRNTEVKKAFTRMLHRKIYSQNLNVGRGFLTVNGGSEFFTSSCFLWITIPVHLVPKRTKG; this is encoded by the coding sequence ATGTTTCTGCTGATCTACATGCTGATCCTAGTGGGGAACCTCACTTTGGTCACCTTAATCAGAACTGACTCCCagcttcacacccccatgtactttttcATCAGCAACCTAGCTCTCTTAAATGTCAGCTCCGCCACCATCATCACTTCCAGCATACTGATTACTTTAATATCAGTGAGAAAAGTCATTTTGTTCTCTGGGTGTGCTCTGCAATTCTTCCTACGCATCGCATTGTCCTGTGAATGTTACCTCATGGCGTACGATCGCTTTATGGCCATCTGCAACCCATTGCTCTACACTGTCGTCATGTCCAAGCGGTTTTGcatgctgctggtgctggggtcCTACCTAGTGAGCTGCGTGAATGCAATTGTTCAATCTATATTTATATTCCGTTTGTCCTTCTGCAACTCAAACGTCatcaaccatttcttctgtgatgtGTCCCCGATCCTGAAACTGTCCTGCTCTGACACCCGCATTACAGCCATTGTTCATTTCACCTGTGCCACTGTGGTGGTAATACCTACTATCTTGATCATCCTCATCTCCTACATATACATTGTTGTAACTATCCTAAGGATCAACTCTGCCAAGAGCCAAcgcaaagccttctccacctgtgcCTCCCACCTGGCAGCCATCACCGTCTTCTACAGAACAGGCTCTTTCATGTATTTACGGCCCAGTTCAAAGTACCTCATGGACCACGACAaaatcatttctttgttttatacccTTGTGATCCCCATATTGAACCCcctgatctacagcctgaggaacacgGAGGTGAAAAAGGCCTTTACGAGGATGTTACACAGGAAGATTTATTCTCAGAATTTAAACGTTGGGAGGGGGTTTTTAACAGTAAACGGGGGGAGTGAGTTCTTTACATCATCTTGTTTTTTGTGGATAACCATCCCAGTGCATCTTGTACCAAAAAGAACAAAGGGGTAA